gacaaggagatcctctttctcctttgttgtttgtggtggttatggaggctttgggTCGGATGCTGACTACCACATTGGATCAAggtaatttgacagggtttTCAGTGGGGTCCAGGGATTCCGAGGCCTTAGTTGTGAATCACCTTCTGCTtgctgatgacacattgatcttttgtggtgctcaagaagaacaaattcgacatctgagatgtatcttcttatgctttgaggcagcttctggtttgagaattaacttaggaaaatcagaaattgttcctattggtgaagTAGAGAATGTCGAAGggttggctaatcttcttggatgttgGGTtgcatctttgcctatgacttacttgggtttgcctttgggtgcctcttacaagtctacttctatttggaatggtgttattgaaaaaatggaaaggaggttggcagGATGGAAGCaaatgtatttgtcgaagggtgcccggttgactcttattaatagtactCTCTCCAATATTCCTACGTATTACTTATCATTGTTTTCTATTCCGGTgggggtggctaatcgtcttgataaaattcagaaggattttctttggggtggaattGGTGACGAtgccaaatttcatctagtgaattggaacaagatttatACTCCTTTGCATGCAAGTGGGTTGGGAgctcacaatttcatccagttcaatcgagcacTCCTGGGTAAGTggtggtagggagagagagactttatggcgattggtgattgatgccaaatttgagtctaaagggtgggtggtgctcgaaagaggtgtcgggtttttttggagtgggtgtatggaaacatattaagaaggggtgggagaagttttgcaattttgttcattttgaagtggggaatggatcacatattagtttttggcatgattggtggtgtgggatagacccttgaagcaatgctttctagctctttttagtatagtgaggaacaaagatgcgatggtggtggataatttggctgttcataatggtgtaattcagtggaACATTCTTTTTAcgcgacaaatccaggattgggagatggatatggtcctttctttcttcgatcaaCTATACTCCATTTCGGCTCAacatggagagggtgacaggttagtgtggaatccctctaaaaaaaggtttatttgaggtgatatccttctatgaagagcttattaggaaagatggcccatcttTTCCATCTTTTCCCTAGAAgaatatatggcgtgttaaggctccaacaagggtggctttcttcgtttggtcagctgctttgggcaaaatattgacgcatgataacttgcgtaagaggaatgttatagtgattgagtggCGTTGTTTGTGTAAGAacagtggggagtctattgatcacttgttgcttcactgcgaaatcgcccgggatctttggagctacattcttattttatttagggtagaatgggttatgccacgaacggtgttggagttgttgaatagttgggggtCGGCGATTGGGTgtggtcgtgctaaagaagcttggcggttagctcctctgtgcttattgtggtgtatttggagggagtggaatgcgcggctctttgaagatgtagagacatctatggtggagttacggaagcggttgcttaatacgttatatattgggatagcgtcccatcatagcttgaatgtttttacttatgtggattttttaaaattattatctaTTTGTCCCTTTttggggttctcttgtatacttcccatgtataataagggttgcgcccctctgcgcttattttttataaattgcaattacttataaaaaaaagtgtagggaAAACTATAATTTAAGGCTCTAATAGGTAAGACAACATGACTAAGGTTTATAATTGGTTGGaaatttagggtccgtttggtaAAGTCTTAAGAAGTGTTTTGGATTTTGAGTTCTAAGGAGAGTtttgaaaaaggtaaaaattgaaagatgatttggtgggtgccacatttgaaaaatgaattttatgTGGGGTCcacaaaaaaaagttgtttggtGAAGTCTTAAGAAGAGTTTTggggtttgaaaaaaataggaaaatatttttacaaaataatagaaaaaaaaagttgtaaaaaaaactacaattctACCATTTCCAGTTTTACAATTTCAGTAGTCTCTGAGGCATGTGAggttttttatgatatttacATCAAAGATGTCcatacaaaatatacatgttgAACATGTCAAATGGAGGCTTTGAGTTTGTTCCTTAAATATTTCTAGGTACCTGAATATTCCTTTTCTCTAGATGAAGATGGTATTTGCAAGACAGCGTTTGAgctgattttttcttttgatgaagTCATCTCTCTTGGGCACAAGGAAAATGTAACTGTTGCACAAGTTAAGCAGTATTGTGAGATGGAGAGTCATGAAGAGAAATTGCACAAGCTGGTATTGCAGAGCAAGATCAATGAAACCAAGGATATTATGAAGCGCAAAGCTAGTGAGATTGACAAAAGCAAGGTATCATTAAAGGACCTGCAATGGCTTCTGTATGTATTTTCTGCCTATTTTCCCTGTCATCAGCCATCCCTTATAAAATTTCTTGTTACATATTCTGCAGATTGAAAGGAGCAGAGGTGATAAAGGGGGGTTTATTTCTTTACAGTCAATGGGCTCTGGAAGAATTGAGAGTAGCTTTAGTGATATGAGCATATCtagtggtggtggaggtggttTTGGAAGTGGTTCTGGCTTTGGATTGAGCACTGATGTCGAATCCTTTTCTAGCAAGTCTAAAGGTTTGTTCCTGTTTGTCCAGATGAATATTCTACATGGGCGCTTTCATTCTTGATGAGTTGTGGATAATGTTGATATTTGGCACATGTTTTTTAAGTTCATGAGAATCTGCTGTTTGTACACTGTAATTAATTAGTTCTTGTACATTATTCACAAAATAGTGAGATATGTGTTGTCAACTTCTAGAAACAGGTGTCAGAATCTCTTATAAATACATTGCAATGCTTTGTGTTTAAGGTTTACACTGGTTGCCTCTTTGTGGAACATAGGtctctctctgaaattattttttcacgCTGTATATATCTATGTTTATCACTTGAAACCCTTATGATACTCTATGCCTTATCCTTAGGTCGTCCACCTTCATCTGCCACTGCTCCTCCAAAAGGTCTTGGCATGCAGCTTGGTAAATCCCAAAAGACAAACCAGTTCTTGGAATCCTTGAAAGCAGAAGGCGAAGTAATTCTTGAGGATGTGCAACCAAAAGCAGGCCAGTCCAGATCAGCTGCTCCACCACTAACAGATCCCATCACTTTGACTGTTGAGGAGAAACTCAATGTGACACTGAAACGAGATGGTGGAGTTAGTAACTTTGATGTTCAAGGAACATTGTCACTTCAAATTCTTAATGAAGAAGATGGGCATATTCAAGTtcaggtactctctctctctctctctctctctctctctctccctcttcctctccctTGCGTGTGCACACTTGTGCATAGTCAATCAACAAGTGAGACctaatacgtgaaatatttaattaaaataaacacGGTAAAGTCAAAGTTCGAACTCAGGATCTATATCATGTTAAGTCACAAATTGTCCCAAAAGCATATGCTTATaggaaataatgaatttaatcatctaATTAATACTCTAACAGAGATTGAAGATAGACTAATATAGATCAAAATCACCGCTAGAGGCTGGTCTTCTGAACTAGGAAGCTAGGGAAATGGATGAAAATAACTTTGCTGAAAATTTATGAAATCTGAATAATAATCAATTACAACCTTTAAACTTACTTTGATAAAAAGAATTTCTACTTAAATTATATCCTAAcccttgaaaataataaaagctCAGCCGTTTAAAATGGTCTAAATATAAGGACTcaaaaaagacataaaaacCCTGCAACAAAAGCTGCCAAAGTGTTGTGTTACAGTACTATGAACAAGTATGGCTCCAGTGATGTGAGCAGCAGtgtccacatttttttttaataattttattatccTAGTTGAATCAATTCTCTAGTTACATTTTTTTCTAATGTTTATTTTGAAATGTTGTCTTCGCATAACGTATATTTCTGGCTGCCCATGCGGCGACAGGCTTTGTGCTTTTGCTTCACTGCAATTATAagtaataacttttttttttttctttccagaTTGAAACAGGTGGGAATCCGGGTATCCTTTTCAAGACGCACCCTAACATGAACAAAGAATTATTTTCCAACGAGAATATTCTAGGCCTTAAGGACCCAAATAGGCCTTTTCCCACCGGTCAGGGTGGTGATGCAACCGGTGTTGGTCTGTTGAAGTGGAGAATGCAAAGTACAGATGAGTCAGTGGTGCCATTGACAAGTGGGTTAAAATCTTTTACTCCTCATCTTTCATCTTCCTTGTATATAATTTCTGTTCTATGCTCTAAACTTTTACatgaattaatttttgttgCAGTCAACTGCTGGCCCTCTGTTTCTGGAAATGAAACTTATGTCAGCATTGAATATGAAGCTTCATCAATGTTTGATCTACGGAACGTTGTGATCTCAGTACCTCTTCCAGCTCTTCGAGAGGCACCAAGTGTTAGGCAGGTTGATGGAGAATGGAGGTGAGAGATtcaattttatgttgttttcttttatttcaacATCTAGTTTATCAATAACTATTGAGGAATGCCATAACTGGCTTATAAATTATGAAGTCTTTGAATCAAGGTTTTCAATGCCTTGGGGTATTACACGTTGATAAAAGTTACACTTACACGAGATACTGGTAGTTTGAACTAGATTTTCACAATTTTATAATGATTTAAGCAGAGACT
The sequence above is drawn from the Alnus glutinosa chromosome 11, dhAlnGlut1.1, whole genome shotgun sequence genome and encodes:
- the LOC133881745 gene encoding coatomer subunit delta, which encodes MVVLAAAIVSKSGKVLVSRQFVDMTRIRIEGLLAAFPKLVGTGKQHTYVETENVRYVYQPIEALYLLLVTNKQSNILEDLETLRLLSKLVPEYSFSLDEDGICKTAFELIFSFDEVISLGHKENVTVAQVKQYCEMESHEEKLHKLVLQSKINETKDIMKRKASEIDKSKIERSRGDKGGFISLQSMGSGRIESSFSDMSISSGGGGGFGSGSGFGLSTDVESFSSKSKGRPPSSATAPPKGLGMQLGKSQKTNQFLESLKAEGEVILEDVQPKAGQSRSAAPPLTDPITLTVEEKLNVTLKRDGGVSNFDVQGTLSLQILNEEDGHIQVQIETGGNPGILFKTHPNMNKELFSNENILGLKDPNRPFPTGQGGDATGVGLLKWRMQSTDESVVPLTINCWPSVSGNETYVSIEYEASSMFDLRNVVISVPLPALREAPSVRQVDGEWRYDSRNSALEWSILLIDNSNRSGSMEFVVPPTDSSIFFPISVRFSATNTFSDLKVVNVIPLKGGAPPKHAQRTQLITENYQVV